A window of Sebastes umbrosus isolate fSebUmb1 chromosome 6, fSebUmb1.pri, whole genome shotgun sequence genomic DNA:
ttttaagaggaaaacacagacaactcccagaccggacaatgccgtggtagagacatgtcaatcacaaggtagccccgccctaaagcatcccctgctttatggtctatctgactctaaatgggaccatcatttactaaatgaacatcatgctgtattgaagaagacttgaaactagtgattgagaccataaactcatgtttacaatgtttactgaggtgataaatcaagagagaagtaggctaattttctcatagacttctatacaaccagaggagtcgccccctgctgactgttagaaagaatgacattttaaggcacttcctcattggcttcacttttcagaaccagaggttgctCACTGgctctcacaaaaaaaaacggtATCTGTGACTGTCGCatgactgtaataagcccgtacAATAATTTAATTCggcccaaatgaaatgattggacgggctatcgcctgcctgcctgcctgagtcttctgctagcttgacagctgtgagtactaacaatagccatgttcatgGTTTAAGTTCATTATGagatgtttacgttcataatgataattcaAGTGGAGTGGCTTttgagggaggcctgaagggacggactgtcagtgttgccgacttcctctctagatttagggatttttggagctaatgctgctagctactttcattggaaaagaattggcaacactgggctgggtttttggTTGGATAATGTTAAAAATCTACCGTAGcctactcttgctagtttcttaagTTTACCAACTTTGCTTTAGAGTTCATGAACATTCATACATAACCGATAGAGCAAAGCATTATGAGAGATTCTGAGAATTATTCTCGTGAGGTAATGTCTtaaaaccagggctgtcaaagttaacgcgataataacgtgttaacgcaaattccttttaacaccactaattcctttaaatcaatcaatccatcggtaccaacaacgtcatactagcttgtcatgaaggaggctaaataacactctgaacttgcgctaaattttggtgaggaagaactggcatgtccatgttcaaaggggtcccctgacctctgacccaagatatgtgaatgtaaatgagttctatgggtacccacgagtcttccctttacagacatgtccactttatgataatcacatgcagtttggggcaagtcatagtcaagtcagcgcactgacacactgacagctattgttgcctgttgggctgcagtttgccatgttatgatttttaatgctaaatgcaggacCTGTGGGGGtttatatctgtcattgttttgtgttgttaattgatttccaataataaatatatacatttgcataaagcagcatatttgcccactcacatctTGATCAGAGTAtataatacttgacaaatctccttttccggtacattttgaacagataaaaaatgtgcaattaatttacgattaatagcaatttaatattttaatcgattgacagccctatttaaaatCTTTACTTGTAATGTCTGATGTCCTTTTGTTGTATTAATACTTCTGCTATAAAGAAAATGATACTGACTATGATGCATTATAGCATTTCTTATAAATAATTCTGCATGTGTTATGAAGCATTCTGTGAAGGTATCGATATAAAACATTCTAAACACAGGCTTCTTATAAAGTGTTCTTGCTTTGGAGAGAATACGACATGACATCTGTTCTTACCCTGCATAGAAACGGCATAGATACAGCTGTGGTCTGCAGGCGTCAGAACCCGCACAGAGAAGATATCACTCTCATGACTGCTTATGTCATTACTGGCTATACAGTAATAATCGCCGTCCTTTTGCACAGTGCCGCAGTGTAGGTATAAGTCTGACGAGTTGTGAAGCAGAAAATCctcatggtgtgtgtgttggtaccAGGCGTAACGGACGCCAGTGCCCTTTGTACAACCACAGCGCACGGTCACTGGCTGACCCCAACATGTCGGCCTGTCCACAAGAGAGCTCAAGGGCCAAAGTCTGGGTTTAGATACTGGAACTGGCACAAGAAGAAAGCAATATATTGGAATTCAGCTTGATAGTATATAGGAGTAAATGTCCAAAAGCAATCCATAAATGTTTATaacattgtgttttattcttACCTTCAGTGATAACCACTTTAACTGAAGTCATGATGTCAGCATATATTTTGTCAATCCCAACCCAGTACACTCCAGCGTCGTCAAATTGGAGATTAGTGACTTTCACAAACAGGCCTCTTCTTCCTGTATCTACTATTTGAgacctgtgtgtttttctgggACTGCCATCCGAATCTACCAAAATCTCACAGGTGCTTCTAGAGTCCCCACGGCACCAGTACTTTTTACTGTACAAGAATCGGTTTGCTTCATACTCGCACTTAAGAAGGAGCTCACCTCCAATA
This region includes:
- the LOC119489227 gene encoding uncharacterized protein LOC119489227; the protein is MTSVKVVITEVPVSKPRLWPLSSLVDRPTCWGQPVTVRCGCTKGTGVRYAWYQHTHHEDFLLHNSSDLYLHCGTVQKDGDYYCIASNDISSHESDIFSVRVLTPADHSCIYAVSMQGQPFYDCDNRMSTCQTTVKIQQTTVKIHSDTRNRSLLINQTDQDLFFSRAWTGVPFWYTLLRWGAFAALLIFLCIVLKCTKARQKRAQRKRRVRVRRMPQLAH